One Brachybacterium kimchii genomic window carries:
- the doeA gene encoding ectoine hydrolase has protein sequence MRRREDMTFAPEEYERRLDGLRSRMAERGLDAVVVSDPENLMYLTDYQTTGYSFFQALVVPLTDDSVFVTRGMEESNVIHRTWVDRTRPFPDDGDAIATLVGLLKDLGLGDATVGFERNSYYFPAYQQDRMHEAFGHGLVDCFGIVEEGRLRKSPAEIEVMGRAARAAEAGWAAGVEVAVPGNTENDVAAAIASAMFRAGGEFPAVMPYVTSGPRSMIGHATWEGRIIQPGEHVFLEIGGCYRRYHAAIMRTVVNGGLTDSMHEAQETMKRALSELRGLMKPGVTVSEVDELTRAVIEDNSVGAHLITRAGYSIGIAFPPSWDEGYILSLMSGDRRELEEGMTFHLIPWMWGVDGDKTCGTSDTVRITADGCESLFHVPEDFTVHSA, from the coding sequence ATGCGCCGGCGCGAGGACATGACCTTCGCGCCCGAGGAGTACGAGCGCCGCCTGGACGGCCTGCGCAGCCGCATGGCCGAGCGCGGACTGGACGCGGTCGTGGTCTCGGACCCCGAGAACCTCATGTACCTCACGGACTACCAGACCACCGGGTACTCCTTCTTCCAGGCGCTCGTGGTGCCGCTGACGGACGATTCCGTGTTCGTCACCCGCGGCATGGAGGAGTCCAACGTCATCCACCGCACCTGGGTGGACCGCACCCGGCCCTTCCCCGACGACGGCGACGCCATCGCCACCCTCGTGGGCCTGCTGAAGGATCTGGGGCTCGGCGACGCCACGGTGGGCTTCGAGCGCAACAGCTACTACTTCCCGGCCTACCAGCAGGACCGCATGCACGAGGCCTTCGGGCACGGGCTCGTGGACTGCTTCGGGATCGTCGAGGAGGGGCGCCTGCGCAAGTCTCCGGCGGAGATCGAGGTGATGGGCCGCGCGGCGCGGGCCGCCGAGGCCGGCTGGGCGGCGGGCGTCGAGGTCGCCGTCCCCGGGAATACGGAGAACGACGTCGCCGCGGCGATCGCCTCCGCGATGTTCCGGGCGGGCGGCGAGTTCCCCGCGGTCATGCCCTACGTGACCTCGGGGCCGCGCTCGATGATCGGGCACGCCACCTGGGAGGGCCGCATCATCCAGCCCGGTGAGCACGTCTTCCTCGAGATCGGCGGCTGCTACCGCCGCTACCACGCGGCGATCATGCGCACCGTGGTCAACGGCGGCCTCACCGACTCCATGCACGAGGCGCAGGAGACGATGAAGCGGGCACTCTCGGAGCTGCGCGGACTCATGAAGCCCGGCGTCACCGTCTCCGAGGTCGACGAGCTCACCCGCGCCGTCATCGAGGACAACTCCGTGGGCGCGCATCTGATCACCCGCGCCGGCTACTCGATCGGCATCGCCTTCCCGCCCAGCTGGGACGAGGGCTACATCCTCTCCCTCATGAGCGGGGACCGGCGCGAGCTCGAGGAGGGCATGACCTTCCACCTCATCCCCTGGATGTGGGGCGTGGACGGCGACAAGACCTGCGGGACCTCCGACACCGTCCGCATCACGGCCGACGGCTGCGAATCCCTCTTCCACGTCCCCGAGGACTTCACCGTCCACTCCGCCTGA
- a CDS encoding MBL fold metallo-hydrolase — protein sequence MREVADGVFFSSGCGSNWILLREDDELTLVDAGYPGDAPQVADDVRRLVGSPSKVRAVLVTHAHVDHIGTVPGLLSHWDVPVLAHPDEIPALHGEVHDQAGARDVLANLSAPHMARWILTVLRAGGLSHVAVPSASPLPLGGPLDVPGHPEPVASPGHSLGHAAFLLRDAGILLSGDALITGHRLSVVDGPQMLPEFFARDPQAALDGLDVFADLPVGLILPGHGNPWQGKVREAVERARVRSASQTSR from the coding sequence ATGCGTGAAGTCGCCGATGGAGTCTTCTTCTCCTCCGGATGCGGATCCAACTGGATCCTGCTGCGCGAGGACGACGAGCTCACCCTCGTGGACGCCGGCTACCCCGGGGATGCTCCGCAGGTCGCGGACGACGTGCGCCGACTCGTCGGCAGCCCCTCGAAGGTCCGTGCCGTGCTGGTCACCCATGCGCACGTCGACCACATCGGCACCGTGCCCGGCCTGCTGAGCCACTGGGACGTGCCCGTGCTCGCGCATCCCGACGAGATCCCCGCCCTGCACGGCGAGGTCCACGACCAGGCGGGCGCGCGCGACGTGCTCGCCAACCTCTCCGCCCCGCACATGGCGCGGTGGATCCTCACGGTCCTGCGCGCGGGCGGGCTCTCCCACGTGGCCGTGCCGTCGGCCTCGCCGCTGCCACTGGGCGGGCCCCTCGACGTCCCCGGGCATCCCGAGCCCGTGGCCTCGCCCGGCCACAGCCTCGGGCACGCGGCATTCCTGCTGCGGGACGCCGGGATCCTCCTCAGCGGCGACGCGCTGATCACGGGGCATCGGCTCTCCGTGGTCGACGGCCCCCAGATGCTCCCCGAGTTCTTCGCGCGGGATCCGCAGGCGGCGCTCGACGGGCTCGATGTGTTCGCCGACCTGCCCGTCGGCCTGATCCTCCCCGGGCACGGGAACCCGTGGCAGGGGAAGGTGCGCGAGGCCGTGGAACGCGCCAGGGTGCGGAGCGCATCGCAGACGTCCCGCTGA
- a CDS encoding aspartate aminotransferase family protein, protein MDTAVFEQHESEIRGYCRNYPTVFASASNARQVDEDGTSYIDFFAGAGVLNFGHNNPRMKEALIDFISNDGVAHSLDTYTTTKRDFVQKFQDVILAPRGMDHRMQFMGPTGSNAVEAAMKLARRATGRREIVAFSHGFHGMTLGSLAATANHAFRQWAGVPLDNIVRLPFETAPGGDTAIAEYREALLDTSSGLTAPAAFLLEPIQAEGGVNVASAAWLRSVQDLAREVGALVIFDDIQAGIGRTGSFFSFDGMGLDPDIITLAKGLGGFGTPIAMNLNKPEVDRHWSPGAHTGTFRGQGMSFVAGTVALDYFTDDAFGKQVTAKGQVMRDRLEQIAAAHPERGWEVRGKGMMQALDTLEGAFAKKVQDECFARGLLIGPCGQDGRVVKLIPPLTIPEDDLAAGLDILAEAIDAAAAAIPAAKDADLEGAR, encoded by the coding sequence ATGGACACTGCAGTCTTCGAGCAGCACGAATCCGAGATCCGCGGCTACTGCCGCAACTACCCGACCGTCTTCGCCTCCGCGTCCAACGCGCGCCAGGTCGACGAGGACGGGACCAGCTACATCGACTTCTTCGCGGGCGCCGGCGTCCTGAACTTCGGGCACAACAACCCGAGGATGAAGGAGGCGCTGATCGACTTCATCAGCAACGACGGCGTCGCCCACAGCCTCGACACGTACACCACCACCAAGCGGGACTTCGTGCAGAAGTTCCAGGACGTCATCCTCGCCCCGCGCGGCATGGACCATCGCATGCAGTTCATGGGCCCCACCGGCTCCAACGCCGTCGAGGCCGCCATGAAGCTCGCCCGCCGCGCCACCGGCCGCCGGGAGATCGTCGCGTTCAGCCACGGCTTCCACGGCATGACCCTCGGCTCCCTCGCCGCGACAGCCAATCACGCCTTCCGGCAGTGGGCGGGCGTGCCGCTGGACAACATCGTGCGCCTGCCGTTCGAGACCGCGCCGGGCGGGGACACCGCGATCGCCGAGTACCGGGAGGCCCTGCTGGACACCTCGAGCGGGCTCACCGCTCCCGCCGCGTTCCTCCTCGAGCCGATCCAGGCCGAGGGCGGCGTCAACGTGGCCAGCGCCGCCTGGCTCCGTTCCGTCCAGGACCTCGCCCGCGAGGTCGGCGCGCTCGTGATCTTCGACGACATCCAGGCGGGCATCGGCCGCACCGGCAGCTTCTTCTCCTTCGACGGGATGGGTCTGGACCCCGACATCATCACGCTAGCCAAGGGCCTGGGCGGGTTCGGCACCCCGATCGCTATGAACCTCAACAAGCCCGAGGTCGACCGGCACTGGTCGCCCGGCGCGCACACCGGCACCTTCCGCGGCCAGGGCATGTCCTTCGTCGCGGGCACCGTGGCCCTGGACTACTTCACGGACGACGCCTTCGGGAAGCAGGTGACCGCCAAGGGGCAGGTGATGCGCGACCGGCTCGAGCAGATCGCCGCGGCCCACCCCGAGCGGGGATGGGAGGTGCGCGGCAAGGGCATGATGCAGGCCCTGGACACCCTGGAGGGCGCCTTCGCGAAGAAGGTCCAGGACGAGTGCTTCGCGCGCGGGCTGCTCATCGGTCCCTGCGGCCAGGACGGCCGGGTCGTGAAGCTCATTCCGCCGCTGACCATCCCCGAGGACGACCTCGCGGCCGGCCTCGACATCCTCGCCGAGGCGATCGACGCCGCCGCGGCGGCGATCCCCGCCGCGAAGGACGCCGACCTGGAAGGCGCCCGCTGA
- a CDS encoding GlsB/YeaQ/YmgE family stress response membrane protein → MGFIGALIWWLVIGAIIGLIARAVMPGKQAMGIGTTIVLGVVGALVGGFIGGLFGSKGVSGVFADPWSVWTIVLSVIGALIVMVVYGLAAGRRR, encoded by the coding sequence ATGGGCTTCATCGGAGCTCTCATCTGGTGGCTGGTCATCGGCGCGATCATCGGTCTGATCGCCCGCGCGGTCATGCCCGGCAAGCAGGCCATGGGCATTGGCACGACCATCGTTCTCGGTGTCGTGGGCGCGCTCGTCGGCGGCTTCATCGGCGGGCTTTTCGGATCCAAGGGCGTCAGCGGTGTCTTCGCGGATCCGTGGAGCGTGTGGACGATCGTGCTCTCCGTCATCGGCGCATTGATCGTCATGGTCGTCTACGGTCTGGCCGCAGGTCGGCGCCGCTGA
- a CDS encoding NAD-dependent succinate-semialdehyde dehydrogenase: MSEQTASVLTAIDPTTGDVVREVPAATPSQISGIVGRAHDAFTTWKETTFAERSAVLRAVAAHMREHVEELAPLMTQEMGKPIGEARGEVNKAAWAAEHYADHAEEYLADEHIASDATSSYIQHLPLGPVLGVLPWNAPFWIAFRFAAPALMAGNTCVMKHDPHVPGCAAAIGEVFRAVGAPEGIFQVLQARTEDVEQAIRDPRIAAVSFTGSDRAGAKVAAIAASEIKPAVLELGGSDPCIVLADADLEEAAKVSALSRIINAGQSCIAAKRVIVERSVHDEFVELLRAQLEALTVGDPHEDTTQVGPIAREELRENLHRQVASSVEAGAQLVLGGEMPDGPGFFYPVTLLTGVQQGMTACTEETFGPVAVVVAADDADDAIAIANDTPYGLGSSIWTETARGEALARRIEAGQVSVNGIVKTDPRLPSGGIKRSGYGRELGPHGIREFVNAQQVWVGPAVG, from the coding sequence ATGAGCGAACAGACCGCCAGCGTGCTGACAGCCATCGACCCCACCACGGGCGACGTCGTGCGCGAGGTGCCCGCCGCGACGCCCTCGCAGATCAGCGGGATCGTCGGCCGCGCCCACGACGCCTTCACGACCTGGAAGGAGACCACCTTCGCCGAGCGCTCCGCTGTGCTCCGCGCCGTCGCCGCGCACATGCGTGAGCACGTCGAGGAGCTCGCCCCGCTGATGACCCAGGAGATGGGCAAGCCCATCGGCGAGGCCAGGGGAGAGGTGAACAAGGCCGCCTGGGCCGCCGAGCATTACGCCGACCACGCCGAGGAGTACCTGGCCGACGAGCACATCGCCTCCGACGCCACCTCCTCCTACATCCAGCATCTGCCGCTCGGGCCGGTGCTGGGCGTGCTGCCCTGGAACGCGCCCTTCTGGATCGCGTTCCGCTTCGCCGCCCCCGCGCTGATGGCCGGCAACACGTGCGTGATGAAGCACGACCCGCACGTGCCCGGCTGCGCGGCGGCGATCGGGGAGGTGTTCCGTGCCGTCGGCGCGCCCGAGGGGATCTTCCAGGTCCTCCAGGCCCGCACCGAGGACGTCGAGCAGGCGATCCGCGATCCCCGCATCGCCGCCGTCTCCTTCACCGGGTCCGACCGGGCCGGTGCGAAGGTCGCGGCGATCGCCGCGAGCGAGATCAAGCCGGCCGTGCTCGAGCTCGGCGGCTCGGACCCGTGCATCGTGCTGGCCGACGCGGACCTCGAGGAGGCCGCGAAGGTCTCCGCGCTCTCGCGGATCATCAACGCGGGCCAGTCCTGCATCGCCGCCAAGCGCGTGATCGTCGAGCGCTCGGTGCACGACGAGTTCGTCGAGCTGCTGCGCGCGCAGCTCGAGGCGCTCACCGTGGGCGACCCCCACGAGGACACCACTCAGGTGGGGCCCATCGCCCGGGAGGAGCTGCGCGAGAACCTGCACCGGCAGGTCGCCTCGTCCGTCGAGGCCGGTGCGCAGCTCGTGCTCGGGGGCGAGATGCCCGACGGGCCCGGGTTCTTCTATCCGGTCACTCTGCTCACCGGCGTGCAGCAGGGCATGACCGCGTGCACCGAGGAGACCTTCGGGCCGGTCGCCGTGGTCGTCGCGGCCGACGACGCGGACGATGCGATCGCGATCGCGAACGACACCCCGTACGGGCTCGGCTCCTCGATCTGGACCGAGACCGCGCGCGGGGAGGCCCTCGCCCGGCGCATCGAGGCCGGGCAGGTGAGCGTCAACGGGATCGTGAAGACAGACCCGCGCCTGCCCTCGGGAGGCATCAAGCGCTCCGGCTACGGCCGGGAGCTGGGACCGCACGGCATCCGCGAGTTCGTCAACGCCCAGCAGGTCTGGGTGGGCCCCGCCGTCGGCTGA
- a CDS encoding cold-shock protein, translating into MTTGTVKWFNSEKGYGFIAPDDGSADVFAHFSNIAGSGYRNLEEDQKVSFDTERTDRGLTATNIQPA; encoded by the coding sequence ATGACTACAGGCACCGTGAAGTGGTTCAACTCCGAGAAGGGGTACGGCTTCATCGCCCCCGACGACGGCTCGGCCGACGTCTTCGCCCACTTCAGCAACATCGCCGGCTCCGGCTACCGCAACCTCGAGGAGGACCAGAAGGTCTCCTTCGACACCGAGCGCACGGATCGCGGCCTGACCGCGACCAACATCCAGCCGGCCTGA
- a CDS encoding GNAT family N-acetyltransferase codes for MDAPAPAAGLRIHPCGEDDARALTSREPVGKDYASSVFAAQQQELCLFLVAWIGEVPVGSGELVWKQVPELRNLHVEAGFRSRGVGSALIAEAEDAARPLGRIGLAVGIDNPDARRLYERLGFAATGESETCTYEYVDDAGVRRSATETSQRLEKELPRALRRGNSDAAASPRPASERRPPAFTSGARRPAAQ; via the coding sequence ATGGACGCACCGGCCCCCGCCGCAGGACTGCGCATCCACCCCTGCGGGGAGGACGATGCGCGTGCGCTCACCTCTCGTGAGCCCGTGGGGAAGGACTATGCGTCCTCCGTGTTCGCCGCCCAGCAGCAGGAGCTGTGCCTCTTCCTGGTCGCGTGGATCGGTGAGGTCCCCGTCGGCTCGGGGGAGCTGGTGTGGAAGCAGGTGCCGGAGCTGCGGAACCTGCACGTCGAGGCGGGCTTCCGCAGCAGAGGCGTCGGCTCCGCGCTGATCGCGGAGGCCGAGGATGCCGCACGACCGCTGGGCCGGATCGGTCTCGCCGTCGGTATCGACAATCCCGATGCGCGACGCCTGTACGAGCGGCTCGGTTTCGCGGCGACCGGCGAGTCGGAGACCTGCACCTACGAGTACGTCGACGACGCAGGCGTGCGCCGCAGCGCCACGGAGACCTCGCAGAGACTCGAGAAGGAGCTCCCGCGGGCTCTCCGACGCGGAAACTCCGACGCGGCGGCGTCCCCACGTCCTGCCTCGGAACGGCGGCCGCCCGCCTTCACCTCCGGGGCACGACGTCCTGCAGCGCAGTGA
- a CDS encoding ArsR/SmtB family transcription factor, whose product MTTTTDATATGFAARTGSEECCSLSAGPVDTVDAERIATLLKALSDPTRLRLLSHVAAQGCESVCACDLTEPLGISQPTVSHHMKKLVDAGLLTREQKGRWAHYSVVPSAFAELRAFLDIA is encoded by the coding sequence ATGACCACGACGACCGACGCCACAGCCACAGGATTCGCGGCGAGGACCGGCTCTGAGGAGTGCTGCTCGCTGTCAGCAGGGCCGGTCGACACCGTCGACGCCGAACGGATCGCCACCCTGCTCAAGGCGCTGTCCGACCCCACGCGGCTCCGGCTCCTCTCCCACGTCGCCGCACAGGGTTGCGAGTCGGTCTGCGCATGCGATCTCACCGAGCCGCTCGGCATCAGTCAGCCCACCGTCAGCCACCACATGAAGAAGCTCGTCGACGCCGGCCTGCTCACGCGCGAGCAGAAGGGCCGCTGGGCCCACTACTCCGTCGTCCCGTCAGCCTTCGCCGAACTCCGCGCGTTCCTCGACATCGCCTGA
- the ilvD gene encoding dihydroxy-acid dehydratase, protein MTAPGNTADSDPTAADPTAADPVATGTGASRLKPRSHQVTDGPDAIVSRGMLRAVGMGDEDWDKPQIGVASSWNEITPCNLSLDRLAGAAKDGVHAAGGYPLQFGTISVSDGISMGHEGMHFSLVSRDLIADSVETVMSAERLDGSVLLAGCDKSLPGMLMAAARLDLASVFVYAGSIMPGHVDLSDGTSKDVTIIDGFEAAGALARGRMSQADADQIERRICPGEGACGGFYTANTMSTVAEAIGMSIPGSATPPSADRRRDADARRAGEAVVEMLRQGITTRDILTKPAFENAIAVVQAFGGSTNAVLHLMAIAHEVDVDLTLEDFARIGAKVPHLANLKPYGQYVMNDVDRVGGIQVVMRSLLEAGLLDGDCLTVTGRTIAENLEVLDPPEPDGKILRPVSDPIAPTGGITILHGSLAPEGAVVKSAGFEGDVFEGTARVFEREKPALQALRNGTITHGDVVVIRYEGPKGGPGMREMLAITAAIKGAGLGKDVLLMTDGRFSGGTTGLCVGHIAPEAVDGGPIAFVRDGDRIRLEVATGKLDVLVDPEELESRREGWAPLPPKFTKGVLAKYVKLVKSASRGAILGD, encoded by the coding sequence ATGACCGCCCCCGGGAACACCGCCGATTCCGACCCCACCGCCGCCGACCCCACCGCCGCCGATCCCGTTGCCACCGGCACCGGCGCCTCGCGACTGAAGCCCCGCAGTCACCAGGTCACCGACGGGCCCGACGCGATCGTCTCGCGCGGGATGCTCCGCGCCGTGGGCATGGGGGACGAGGACTGGGACAAGCCGCAGATCGGCGTCGCCAGCTCCTGGAACGAGATCACCCCGTGCAATCTCTCCCTGGACCGGCTGGCGGGCGCCGCGAAGGACGGCGTGCACGCCGCGGGCGGCTACCCCCTGCAGTTCGGCACCATCTCCGTCTCCGACGGCATCTCGATGGGCCACGAGGGCATGCACTTCTCCCTGGTCTCCCGCGACCTGATCGCCGACTCCGTCGAGACCGTGATGAGCGCCGAGAGGCTCGACGGCTCCGTCCTGCTCGCCGGCTGCGACAAGTCCCTGCCGGGCATGCTCATGGCCGCCGCCCGGCTCGACCTGGCCAGCGTGTTCGTCTACGCCGGGAGCATCATGCCCGGCCACGTGGACCTCTCCGACGGCACCTCGAAGGACGTCACCATCATCGACGGCTTCGAGGCCGCGGGCGCCCTCGCGCGCGGCCGCATGAGCCAAGCCGACGCCGACCAGATCGAACGCCGCATCTGCCCCGGCGAGGGCGCCTGCGGAGGCTTCTACACCGCCAACACCATGTCCACCGTCGCCGAGGCGATCGGGATGTCGATCCCCGGCTCGGCGACGCCGCCGTCGGCCGACCGGCGCCGCGACGCGGACGCGCGACGCGCCGGCGAGGCCGTCGTGGAGATGCTGCGCCAGGGCATCACGACCCGCGATATCCTCACCAAGCCCGCGTTCGAGAACGCCATCGCCGTCGTCCAGGCGTTCGGCGGCTCCACCAACGCGGTGCTGCACCTCATGGCGATCGCCCACGAGGTCGACGTCGACCTGACGCTCGAGGACTTCGCCCGCATCGGTGCGAAGGTCCCTCACCTGGCGAACCTCAAGCCCTACGGCCAGTACGTCATGAACGACGTGGACCGCGTCGGCGGCATCCAGGTCGTCATGCGCTCCCTCCTCGAGGCGGGCCTGCTCGACGGCGACTGCCTCACCGTCACCGGCCGGACGATCGCCGAGAACCTCGAGGTCCTCGACCCGCCCGAGCCCGACGGGAAGATCCTGCGACCGGTGTCGGACCCGATCGCGCCGACCGGCGGCATCACGATCCTCCACGGCTCCCTCGCCCCCGAGGGCGCGGTCGTGAAGTCCGCCGGCTTCGAGGGCGACGTCTTCGAGGGGACCGCGCGCGTCTTCGAGCGCGAGAAGCCCGCCCTGCAGGCCCTGCGCAACGGCACCATCACCCACGGCGACGTGGTCGTCATCCGCTACGAGGGCCCCAAGGGCGGCCCCGGGATGCGCGAGATGCTCGCGATCACCGCGGCGATCAAGGGCGCCGGCCTGGGGAAGGACGTGCTGCTCATGACCGACGGACGCTTCTCCGGCGGCACCACTGGCCTGTGCGTCGGGCACATCGCCCCGGAGGCCGTGGACGGCGGGCCGATCGCCTTCGTGCGCGACGGCGACCGGATCCGCCTCGAGGTCGCGACGGGGAAGCTGGACGTGCTGGTGGACCCCGAGGAGCTCGAGTCCCGCAGGGAGGGATGGGCGCCGCTGCCGCCGAAGTTCACCAAGGGGGTTCTGGCCAAGTACGTCAAGCTCGTGAAGTCCGCCTCGCGCGGAGCGATCCTGGGTGACTGA
- a CDS encoding Hsp20/alpha crystallin family protein, with protein MATYDPLRDLERFASTILESGRRGPRQMPMDLYRKGDHYILSADLPGIDPGSVDVDIDGQLLTIRAERTLTTDEDAQWITRERTSGSFLRQLSLGQGLDTEKISATYNNGVLSVMIPISEKAKPRKIEISTENTPQQIESTTT; from the coding sequence ATGGCCACCTATGATCCGCTCCGAGACCTGGAGCGCTTTGCCTCCACCATCCTCGAGTCCGGCCGCCGCGGCCCGCGGCAGATGCCGATGGATCTGTACCGCAAGGGTGATCACTACATCCTCTCGGCAGATCTGCCTGGCATCGATCCCGGATCCGTCGACGTCGACATCGACGGGCAGCTGCTGACGATCCGCGCCGAGCGCACCCTCACCACGGACGAGGATGCGCAGTGGATCACCAGAGAGCGCACCAGCGGGAGCTTCTTGCGTCAGCTCAGCCTGGGACAGGGACTGGATACGGAGAAGATCTCTGCGACCTACAACAACGGCGTTCTCAGCGTGATGATCCCGATCAGCGAGAAGGCCAAGCCTCGCAAGATCGAGATCTCGACAGAGAACACACCTCAGCAGATCGAATCCACCACCACCTGA